The following are encoded in a window of Rubellicoccus peritrichatus genomic DNA:
- a CDS encoding lysophospholipid acyltransferase family protein has translation MAKAKDSASSKLLDFRQLLPEGVLRKIVTPINQPLEKTLGITHLNESYRKVQEDQSDTNFYAKAQRALNISYEVSDEDLARIPQEGPIIVVTNHPFGGVDGVAFGALLGTVRPDFKVMANYLLAHMKEIEPWLVGVDPFERKSSARFNFAAMKETIRFLRDGGCLGIFPSGTVSHWQWKQRQITDPQWSSNVARLVHKTQATVVPVFFEGQNSWQFQLAGLVHELLRTILLPREMMKASGSTLRIRIGTAIPYRKLCHYEENAKLTDFLRLNTYLLKRREDTAPKKHFHLPSLPKKTNELQAIVDPVEPDILEEEVANVPEEQLLAEHGNFVVYYAFAEQIPNILDEIGRLREKTFREVGEGTGEPTDLDRFDVYYRHLFMWDRGARKIVGSYRFGATDEIMLTRGQRGLYTSTLFKFKPNFLEKMGPALEMGRSFIVSEYQKKHASLLLLWRGIGEYLVRNPRYKILFGPVSISKEYNAISKDLMVKFLKQERFDENLSSLVKAKNPPRGGPRLRGTEKQALLKAVHNIDDISALVSEIETDHKGIPTLLRHYLKMNGQLLSFNVDEEFGHCVDGLIVVDMSQSDRRLLKSYLGAKGHLSFLKYHGVEVKV, from the coding sequence ATGGCTAAAGCCAAGGACAGCGCGTCGTCAAAACTACTCGATTTCCGGCAACTGTTGCCGGAGGGAGTTTTGCGTAAGATTGTCACGCCGATCAATCAACCGCTGGAGAAAACGCTGGGTATTACCCATTTGAACGAATCTTATCGCAAGGTTCAGGAGGACCAATCAGATACGAATTTCTACGCCAAAGCGCAGCGTGCACTGAATATCTCCTATGAGGTGTCCGATGAAGACTTGGCGCGCATTCCCCAGGAAGGTCCGATCATCGTAGTTACCAACCACCCCTTTGGCGGAGTTGATGGCGTGGCCTTCGGCGCTCTGCTTGGGACAGTCCGTCCCGACTTCAAGGTGATGGCCAACTACCTGCTGGCCCATATGAAGGAAATTGAACCCTGGCTGGTTGGGGTTGATCCATTTGAACGCAAAAGCTCGGCTCGCTTTAACTTTGCCGCCATGAAGGAAACCATCCGTTTTTTGCGCGATGGGGGATGTCTTGGTATTTTCCCCTCAGGAACCGTCTCTCACTGGCAGTGGAAACAACGCCAGATTACAGACCCGCAATGGTCATCCAATGTCGCCCGCTTGGTCCATAAAACCCAAGCGACGGTGGTCCCCGTCTTTTTCGAAGGCCAGAACAGCTGGCAATTCCAACTGGCAGGGCTGGTTCATGAGCTCTTGCGGACGATTCTTCTGCCGCGCGAAATGATGAAAGCAAGCGGGTCGACGTTGCGTATCAGAATCGGCACAGCTATTCCCTACCGTAAACTGTGCCATTACGAAGAAAACGCGAAGCTGACTGACTTCCTGAGGCTCAATACCTACCTGCTCAAGCGCCGTGAAGATACAGCTCCGAAGAAACATTTTCACCTCCCATCACTCCCAAAGAAAACCAACGAGCTGCAAGCAATTGTTGACCCGGTTGAACCAGATATACTGGAGGAAGAAGTAGCAAATGTCCCCGAGGAACAACTTCTGGCTGAGCATGGTAACTTTGTCGTCTACTATGCCTTTGCCGAGCAAATCCCCAACATACTTGACGAAATTGGAAGGCTGCGGGAAAAGACATTTCGCGAGGTTGGTGAAGGAACGGGCGAGCCAACCGACCTGGATCGTTTTGATGTTTATTACCGTCATCTTTTCATGTGGGATCGCGGTGCCCGCAAAATTGTGGGCAGCTACCGTTTTGGTGCCACTGATGAGATCATGCTGACACGCGGACAGCGCGGCCTTTACACCTCAACGCTGTTTAAATTTAAACCCAATTTCCTAGAGAAGATGGGGCCAGCGCTTGAAATGGGACGCTCATTTATCGTCTCTGAGTATCAGAAAAAGCACGCTTCCCTCTTGCTCCTCTGGCGCGGCATTGGCGAATACCTTGTTCGCAATCCACGTTACAAGATATTATTTGGTCCGGTCAGCATCAGCAAGGAATATAACGCTATCTCCAAAGACCTGATGGTTAAGTTCCTCAAGCAGGAACGTTTTGATGAAAACCTTTCCTCGCTGGTTAAAGCAAAAAACCCGCCGCGAGGCGGGCCAAGACTTCGTGGGACGGAAAAGCAGGCTCTATTAAAGGCAGTCCACAACATTGATGATATCTCGGCACTTGTCTCCGAGATCGAAACCGACCACAAGGGCATACCAACTCTACTTCGTCATTACTTAAAGATGAATGGCCAGTTGCTCTCCTTTAATGTCGATGAGGAATTTGGTCACTGTGTCGATGGCCTTATCGTGGTCGACATGTCTCAGTCCGATCGAAGACTACTTAAGTCCTACCTCGGGGCAAAAGGTCACCTCAGCTTCCTGAAATACCACGGCGTGGAAGTGAAAGTGTGA
- a CDS encoding histidine phosphatase family protein has product MPRNAQRVAVCRHGATEWSKNGRHTSKTDLMLTPDGELEARKLRPALTWWDFSKVFCSPLQRARRTCELAGFSDQAEITDDLLEWDYGDYEGLTTPEIRKKDPGWTVFSHPVPGGEDADAVSARCDRVIQKIRETGGDCAVFAHGHILRVFTARWLGLPAMEGRHFILGTGTLNILSYEHESPAVKVWNAPLVGYEVD; this is encoded by the coding sequence ATGCCTCGAAATGCGCAGCGAGTTGCCGTTTGTCGGCATGGAGCTACGGAGTGGAGCAAAAATGGCCGCCACACTTCGAAGACCGACCTGATGCTGACTCCCGATGGCGAGCTGGAGGCCCGCAAACTACGACCAGCACTGACATGGTGGGATTTTTCCAAAGTCTTTTGTAGCCCGCTGCAGCGTGCGAGGCGTACCTGTGAATTGGCTGGTTTTTCTGATCAGGCTGAAATTACTGATGACCTCCTTGAGTGGGATTATGGAGACTATGAAGGCCTGACAACACCCGAGATTCGGAAGAAGGATCCGGGTTGGACGGTTTTTTCACATCCAGTTCCGGGCGGTGAAGATGCAGATGCGGTATCAGCCCGTTGTGATCGAGTTATTCAAAAAATCCGCGAAACTGGGGGTGACTGCGCTGTTTTTGCGCATGGTCACATTTTACGTGTCTTTACGGCACGCTGGCTCGGGCTACCCGCAATGGAAGGTCGCCATTTCATTTTGGGCACAGGGACCCTTAACATTCTGAGCTATGAACACGAAAGTCCGGCTGTCAAAGTCTGGAATGCCCCTTTGGTTGGTTACGAAGTCGATTGA
- a CDS encoding RHS repeat-associated core domain-containing protein — MNLRKTLYTTVGGICTALTLQGLTIEENYEYDALGRLSAVKVTDRPDLSQTYSYDASGNLIEKTVGGQSTRMSYDKANQLVNRMDPSGITEFDYDGAGRLIRERMGDTTIAEYQYGYLDKVISVNRNGHKARFHYSPSGMLVAKETKGGMEKWAWDGLALVARGNERYINEPHISGGVPIVAFDASGNKVNYMENDYLGNTLASYSRDGANASYTAGNVTPFGESLDVELRSGLDQPRFTGKPYDNDLGAYVFPYRNYRTDVNRWMTYDPSGFPDGSNQHYYAPVPTSGLDPLGLWTEVGNLTVPYQGADYEVKAMSGGQITSMPQAHQNLIQSYNLQLSTSFSNVAQINTSNFSPSTETGENGVPLGGVVINSSATTSILNGNLRWVQIRDSNVGTNDSPAGLVLDGPSNNAPYYSRANEQPSNTLSDRPSRFVTSATKDNPVTWKAWSYLFSVDSAGVGHFLNIGGHWGFEIHEL, encoded by the coding sequence ATGAACCTACGGAAAACACTATACACCACCGTCGGCGGAATATGCACTGCTTTGACCCTTCAAGGGCTCACTATTGAAGAAAACTACGAATACGACGCGCTTGGACGTTTGTCTGCTGTCAAAGTTACAGATCGTCCTGATCTCTCTCAGACTTATTCCTACGATGCCTCCGGCAATTTGATTGAAAAAACTGTTGGTGGTCAAAGCACTCGCATGTCCTACGACAAGGCCAACCAGCTCGTCAACCGGATGGATCCCTCGGGGATTACAGAATTTGACTATGACGGTGCTGGTCGCCTCATACGTGAACGCATGGGTGACACTACCATCGCCGAATACCAATACGGCTATCTCGACAAGGTTATCTCCGTAAACAGGAATGGACACAAAGCACGCTTTCACTATTCTCCATCAGGTATGTTAGTAGCCAAGGAAACCAAGGGCGGCATGGAAAAATGGGCTTGGGATGGCCTGGCTCTGGTCGCTCGTGGTAACGAACGTTACATCAACGAGCCTCACATCTCCGGTGGTGTGCCAATTGTCGCCTTTGATGCCTCTGGTAATAAAGTCAATTATATGGAGAACGATTACCTCGGCAATACTCTGGCCAGCTACTCGCGTGATGGCGCAAACGCCAGCTATACCGCCGGCAATGTAACACCCTTTGGTGAAAGCCTGGATGTCGAGCTCCGCTCCGGCCTAGACCAACCACGCTTTACAGGCAAACCCTATGATAACGACCTCGGCGCCTACGTTTTCCCTTACCGTAATTACCGCACCGACGTCAACCGCTGGATGACTTACGACCCATCCGGATTCCCCGATGGATCGAACCAGCACTATTACGCACCTGTGCCAACAAGTGGGCTGGATCCGCTGGGACTATGGACTGAAGTTGGTAATCTAACAGTGCCTTATCAGGGAGCTGATTATGAAGTAAAAGCAATGTCAGGCGGCCAGATTACTTCAATGCCGCAAGCGCATCAGAATTTAATTCAGAGCTACAACTTACAGTTATCTACTAGCTTTAGTAATGTCGCCCAGATTAATACTTCAAATTTTTCGCCATCTACCGAGACTGGAGAAAATGGTGTTCCTTTAGGAGGAGTCGTCATCAATTCAAGTGCCACTACATCAATTTTAAATGGTAATCTTCGTTGGGTGCAAATCAGAGATTCAAACGTAGGAACAAATGACAGTCCAGCTGGCCTCGTTTTGGATGGGCCTAGCAACAATGCACCTTACTATTCGAGAGCAAATGAACAGCCCTCGAATACTCTTAGTGATCGTCCAAGCCGTTTTGTTACAAGTGCAACAAAAGATAACCCTGTAACTTGGAAAGCATGGAGCTATCTTTTTTCGGTAGATAGTGCCGGAGTTGGGCATTTTTTAAACATAGGTGGTCATTGGGGCTTTGAAATTCATGAATTATAG
- a CDS encoding GOLPH3/VPS74 family protein: MSLRFAEEIILLALDDQSGKLRPLPDRALELAVAGGLLMELAFANRIDTDQKQLTILDRSPTGDTVLDSVLQTLPEGDTSTIRQAISRVAADAPDFKDKILKSLVEKGILNREEHRFFFVLKERRYPMVDDREEKEVISRIRDVVIDGAIPDPKDVVLICLMNACDLSSAVFSDDELEQHSDRINQVARMDFIGQALAKAIAEIQEAILETISYMGM, translated from the coding sequence ATGTCTCTGCGCTTTGCTGAAGAAATTATCTTACTGGCCCTGGATGATCAATCCGGTAAGCTCCGCCCTTTGCCAGATCGGGCTCTGGAGCTAGCAGTTGCAGGTGGCTTACTCATGGAGCTGGCTTTTGCCAACAGGATCGATACGGATCAAAAACAGCTTACGATACTAGATCGGTCGCCAACCGGTGACACAGTTCTGGATTCTGTTCTGCAAACACTTCCTGAAGGTGATACATCAACCATCCGCCAAGCGATTTCTCGTGTGGCAGCCGATGCACCGGACTTTAAAGATAAGATTTTGAAGAGCCTTGTTGAGAAGGGCATTCTGAATAGAGAAGAACATCGCTTTTTCTTTGTTTTGAAAGAGCGAAGATACCCGATGGTCGATGACCGTGAGGAAAAGGAAGTCATTTCCCGAATTCGGGATGTAGTCATCGACGGAGCAATTCCTGATCCGAAAGATGTCGTCCTTATTTGTCTGATGAATGCTTGCGATCTGAGCTCTGCAGTTTTCTCAGATGATGAGCTCGAACAGCATTCTGATCGCATCAACCAGGTCGCGCGAATGGACTTTATTGGGCAAGCTCTTGCCAAAGCAATTGCCGAAATCCAGGAGGCTATTCTCGAGACAATTTCCTACATGGGAATGTAG
- a CDS encoding S8 family peptidase: protein MRSFHYLAFIAVVLVGGALVWRGASHSSTDDEPAQDSSQTRPLTAKSQSFDSEMHVAEIVEDIAEPDAFYLPEAPSGSINGDLTLTYRTAAEAKAALRRLKKAGVGIRGYSDQLNTIRVRARSESERSAVSRLAGNGAEAGFNFPVSAPPDPIEGEAGTGTEGFGANAVKWMNTPDNPELGSGVTVAVIDSGISAHDNLDGSVSNAIRINGNNVDYGHGTAVASLIAGQSPEAPGVAPGAELIDIQVLAGDDGTDAFKLAEAIVAATDAGANVINLSLGANGDAGILYEAVKYASANGAILVASAGNDATGALAYPAAYSEVVGVTSIDANAEPTTFSNFGEGATVAAPGVGINAAWTDEELVTFSGTSASAPLVSGALAALLSENPGMTSTEAVDVLTSTANDSGAPGYDPYLGAGTVDVGRMLNYDTPGINDVAVADHYIVRDESNLEAVSVLVTVQNRGTEWANNNTLTVEYEGRTQDYYLGGLNPGQTASQEILLNPSTLLSGQPTRIASEIKSTGTEDSSPENNSRVTVISLPPPEGE, encoded by the coding sequence ATGCGAAGCTTTCATTATCTGGCATTTATTGCAGTCGTTCTTGTTGGCGGTGCTTTGGTATGGCGAGGCGCCTCCCACTCATCAACAGACGATGAGCCAGCACAAGATTCATCTCAGACAAGGCCTTTAACAGCAAAGAGTCAAAGCTTTGACTCGGAGATGCACGTTGCGGAGATAGTCGAAGATATTGCAGAGCCTGATGCATTTTACCTCCCCGAAGCACCATCTGGATCAATAAATGGTGATCTTACGCTGACTTATCGAACAGCAGCCGAAGCAAAAGCAGCCCTGAGAAGGCTAAAGAAAGCTGGTGTCGGTATTCGCGGATACTCAGACCAGTTGAACACCATACGCGTTCGAGCCCGTAGCGAATCAGAGCGCAGTGCCGTTTCGCGACTCGCTGGCAATGGAGCTGAGGCAGGATTCAATTTTCCAGTCTCTGCCCCACCAGACCCAATCGAAGGTGAGGCTGGCACAGGAACGGAGGGCTTTGGAGCCAATGCAGTCAAATGGATGAACACACCCGATAATCCGGAACTTGGATCCGGCGTAACCGTCGCAGTGATTGATTCAGGCATCAGTGCGCATGACAATCTGGACGGCAGCGTCAGCAATGCTATTCGTATTAATGGCAATAATGTGGACTACGGACATGGAACTGCAGTTGCCTCACTCATTGCAGGGCAGTCGCCGGAAGCTCCCGGCGTGGCACCAGGTGCGGAGCTCATTGATATTCAAGTACTGGCCGGGGATGATGGCACTGATGCCTTTAAGCTGGCCGAAGCTATCGTCGCTGCAACTGACGCTGGAGCGAATGTCATTAATCTGAGCCTGGGAGCAAATGGCGATGCTGGTATTTTGTACGAGGCGGTCAAGTATGCATCAGCTAATGGTGCCATTCTTGTGGCGTCGGCAGGTAATGATGCAACAGGCGCGCTTGCTTACCCCGCAGCGTATTCGGAAGTGGTTGGGGTAACTTCGATCGACGCCAATGCCGAGCCGACAACCTTCTCCAATTTCGGCGAAGGTGCAACTGTGGCAGCGCCTGGGGTCGGTATCAATGCCGCCTGGACAGACGAAGAATTGGTTACTTTTTCCGGTACTTCAGCATCGGCACCACTTGTTTCAGGTGCTCTGGCAGCACTCCTATCGGAGAATCCAGGAATGACCTCAACCGAAGCAGTCGATGTACTGACATCCACAGCCAATGATTCAGGTGCACCTGGATATGATCCCTACCTCGGCGCAGGCACAGTCGATGTTGGTCGCATGCTGAATTATGATACCCCCGGCATCAACGATGTCGCTGTGGCCGATCACTATATTGTTCGCGATGAGTCCAACCTGGAAGCTGTAAGCGTACTGGTTACCGTCCAGAACCGAGGTACAGAATGGGCCAATAACAATACCTTGACAGTGGAATACGAAGGTCGCACTCAAGATTACTACCTTGGTGGCCTGAATCCAGGTCAAACGGCTTCCCAGGAAATCCTGCTAAACCCGTCCACACTACTCAGTGGGCAACCAACGCGAATTGCATCAGAAATAAAATCGACTGGCACTGAAGACAGCAGCCCGGAAAACAATAGTCGGGTAACGGTTATTTCGTTACCTCCACCAGAAGGAGAATAG
- a CDS encoding DEAD/DEAH box helicase: MEGLATGLKIPDIWQQEAVSHLQSGKDVVVHAPTGAGKTYIFELLVRAGLRRQAIYTVPTRALANDKLAEWRAKGWNVGIATGDVSEKTEAPVVVATLETQKSKFLRGEGPGLLVIDEYQMLADPSRGMNYELAIALAPPGTQLLLLSGSVANPDRLVRWLQNIGREAVLVNHRQRPVPQEELQMEGLPDRIPSGIRGFWPRLIARALAADLGPILVFAPQRIAAEELAMKLSSALPTADWLELTPEQRKLAGDPLAKMLRNRIAYHHSGLGYPQRAGLVEPLAKAGQLRVVVATTGLAAGINFCMRSVVVTEREYRHGGRSQLVRPDELLQMFGRAGRRGLDEKGYVLVAPGKPRLAEARPLQLMRQAGPDWPSFLAVMHQAVIEGESPVKAADGLSVRLFTDQPIRSGLRRLKPSKKEKTVAQPNLNGGHRKPVQKIKEMLNSHGQWERQRPRVKVKLGDSMLYKEGGWVSSLKVPESLEGVPHGNLCRLDADENKRYGRIVPLATFPKEEGHDRVLLVKSLYRSLRELQQAESPGRKAPQRAWHLDKLESVLLPMLPKLTHGGRLNELVEANGTISARLDYTEATVLARMDAHGRALLNPPVREVEPPDFPSFAEMAAAEDESARSTPAEVWYRLGLINDRKRPTRRGIVFSFFNHGEGLAIAAALGDESYLLEDLIYDLANLRAGHRFESFVNTSNRLGDVCRLAYGGLSYSGYLEHGVPPNYGCGASEVLAAVLDNSKRKNEFVGNDLHAGDIERAILEWRSVLNHVCFAPDADWDRWMDLKDMARVFIASNFHVNDLPELPGLTPAQTRRYEGRGW, translated from the coding sequence GTGGAAGGATTGGCGACCGGGCTCAAGATCCCGGATATTTGGCAGCAGGAAGCAGTTAGTCACTTGCAGAGCGGCAAAGACGTTGTTGTTCATGCACCAACCGGGGCAGGCAAAACATACATATTCGAACTTTTGGTTCGGGCGGGTTTGCGACGGCAGGCAATTTACACGGTTCCAACACGCGCTCTGGCCAATGATAAACTGGCGGAATGGCGGGCAAAGGGATGGAACGTGGGCATTGCCACCGGTGATGTTTCCGAAAAAACGGAAGCGCCTGTGGTGGTTGCCACACTCGAGACGCAGAAAAGCAAGTTCCTGAGGGGAGAAGGACCGGGATTACTTGTCATTGATGAGTACCAGATGCTCGCCGATCCGTCTCGCGGGATGAATTACGAGCTGGCAATTGCTTTGGCTCCTCCTGGAACGCAGTTGTTGTTACTTTCGGGAAGTGTTGCCAATCCTGATCGACTTGTTCGCTGGCTGCAGAATATTGGCCGTGAGGCAGTGCTGGTAAATCACCGTCAACGTCCGGTCCCGCAAGAGGAGTTACAAATGGAGGGTTTACCGGATCGGATTCCGTCCGGCATACGTGGTTTTTGGCCGCGTTTGATCGCACGAGCTCTGGCGGCTGATCTAGGCCCCATCCTCGTTTTTGCGCCTCAGCGAATTGCAGCCGAAGAACTTGCTATGAAGTTGTCCTCAGCTTTGCCGACAGCGGACTGGTTGGAGCTGACTCCTGAGCAACGTAAGCTTGCTGGTGACCCTTTGGCCAAAATGTTGCGCAATCGTATTGCTTACCATCACAGTGGTTTGGGTTACCCGCAGAGGGCTGGGTTGGTTGAGCCCTTGGCCAAGGCGGGTCAGCTACGAGTTGTAGTGGCAACGACTGGGCTGGCTGCCGGGATTAACTTTTGCATGCGTTCAGTTGTTGTGACGGAACGCGAATACCGCCATGGCGGCCGAAGCCAATTGGTTCGCCCCGATGAGCTTCTGCAAATGTTTGGTCGGGCGGGCCGACGTGGTCTTGATGAAAAAGGATACGTTTTGGTTGCTCCTGGTAAACCTCGTTTGGCTGAAGCCCGGCCACTTCAGTTGATGCGTCAGGCGGGTCCGGATTGGCCAAGCTTTCTCGCTGTGATGCATCAGGCCGTGATTGAAGGTGAGTCGCCGGTCAAGGCAGCAGATGGGCTTTCCGTTCGGTTGTTTACAGATCAGCCAATTCGCTCTGGGTTGCGCCGTCTCAAGCCATCTAAAAAAGAAAAAACAGTGGCTCAGCCGAACCTGAATGGTGGGCATCGCAAGCCAGTGCAGAAAATAAAAGAGATGCTCAATAGTCATGGCCAATGGGAACGCCAGCGTCCGCGGGTCAAAGTCAAACTTGGCGACAGTATGTTGTACAAAGAAGGTGGCTGGGTTTCTTCTTTGAAAGTACCGGAATCACTTGAAGGTGTACCTCATGGCAATCTTTGTCGGCTCGATGCCGATGAAAACAAGCGCTATGGGCGTATTGTACCGTTGGCAACCTTTCCGAAGGAAGAAGGGCATGATCGCGTTTTGTTGGTTAAGAGCCTCTACCGCAGTTTGCGCGAATTGCAGCAGGCAGAGTCTCCTGGGCGGAAGGCGCCTCAGCGTGCCTGGCATTTGGATAAGCTGGAGTCTGTGCTCTTACCAATGTTGCCAAAGCTTACGCATGGCGGCCGGTTAAACGAGCTCGTTGAGGCGAACGGAACGATAAGTGCGCGTTTGGATTATACGGAAGCAACCGTTTTGGCGCGAATGGATGCGCATGGTCGTGCGCTTCTCAATCCGCCGGTCCGCGAAGTGGAACCACCTGACTTTCCCAGTTTTGCAGAGATGGCAGCCGCCGAGGATGAGTCGGCACGGAGTACTCCGGCCGAAGTATGGTACCGGCTTGGGTTGATTAATGATCGTAAGCGTCCAACACGTCGTGGGATTGTATTTAGCTTTTTCAATCACGGGGAAGGCTTGGCCATTGCCGCCGCCTTGGGGGATGAAAGTTATCTGCTTGAAGACTTGATCTATGACCTTGCGAATTTGAGAGCTGGTCATCGATTTGAATCATTTGTTAATACAAGCAATCGCCTTGGTGATGTTTGTCGCCTGGCCTACGGTGGGTTGAGCTACTCCGGATATTTAGAGCATGGTGTGCCGCCGAATTACGGATGCGGTGCTTCCGAGGTGCTTGCCGCTGTTCTGGATAATTCCAAGCGCAAGAATGAGTTTGTGGGAAATGACCTTCATGCCGGCGACATCGAACGTGCCATCCTGGAATGGCGTTCAGTGTTGAACCATGTTTGCTTTGCGCCGGATGCGGACTGGGATCGCTGGATGGATCTCAAAGACATGGCGCGCGTTTTCATCGCATCCAACTTTCATGTCAATGACCTGCCGGAACTCCCCGGGCTTACTCCTGCTCAAACTCGCCGCTACGAAGGGCGAGGCTGGTAG
- a CDS encoding RHS repeat-associated core domain-containing protein, whose protein sequence is MNLRKTLSIAIGGICGALTLQGITIEENYEYDALGRLSAVKVAGRPDLSQAYAYDASGNLIEKAIGSQSTRMTYDKANQLVSRIDAAGITEFDYDGAGRLIRERIGNTTIVEYQYGYLDKVVSVNRNGHEARFHYSPSGMLVAKETKGGMEKWAWDGMALAARGNERYINEPHISGGVPVVAFDTSGSEVNYMENDYLGNTLATYARDGANATYTAGNVTPFGESLDAELRSGLDQPRFTGKPYDKDLGAYVFPYRNYRTDVARWMTYDPSGFPDGPNQHYYAPIPTIEIDPTGKWTVSASTSVGAPDKKTLELNGASSINVQHIGGYTITVTRDQGDTGSFFAQFEFVIQSGSDKFRTTSTVTVPSNGNTTTKNGTGFLTAARNEGDYTFSSSVKSLQIATKAFNDATNGTYKVEK, encoded by the coding sequence ATGAACCTACGGAAAACACTTAGCATAGCTATCGGCGGAATTTGCGGCGCCTTGACACTCCAGGGCATCACCATTGAGGAAAACTACGAATATGATGCGCTTGGGCGTTTGTCTGCAGTAAAAGTGGCAGGCCGTCCTGACCTCTCTCAGGCCTACGCTTATGACGCTTCCGGCAATTTGATCGAGAAAGCCATTGGTAGTCAATCTACTCGCATGACCTATGACAAGGCCAACCAGCTCGTCAGTCGAATAGATGCCGCCGGGATCACAGAATTTGACTATGATGGCGCTGGTCGCCTAATCCGTGAACGTATCGGCAATACCACCATAGTCGAATACCAGTACGGTTATCTCGACAAAGTCGTCTCCGTAAACAGAAATGGACACGAAGCACGCTTTCACTATTCTCCATCAGGTATGTTAGTAGCCAAGGAAACCAAAGGCGGCATGGAAAAATGGGCTTGGGATGGGATGGCTCTCGCCGCACGTGGTAACGAGCGCTACATCAATGAGCCCCATATCTCCGGTGGTGTGCCTGTAGTTGCGTTCGATACTTCCGGCAGCGAAGTCAATTACATGGAAAACGATTACCTTGGCAATACTCTGGCCACCTACGCACGTGATGGCGCCAATGCCACCTACACTGCAGGTAATGTAACCCCCTTTGGCGAAAGTCTTGATGCTGAGCTCCGATCCGGTCTCGACCAACCGCGCTTCACTGGCAAGCCCTACGACAAAGACCTCGGTGCCTATGTTTTTCCCTATCGCAACTACCGCACCGATGTCGCGCGCTGGATGACATACGACCCATCAGGGTTTCCTGACGGACCTAATCAGCATTATTACGCACCGATTCCGACGATCGAAATTGATCCCACTGGTAAATGGACAGTTTCCGCCTCCACTTCGGTTGGTGCCCCGGACAAGAAAACACTGGAGCTGAACGGCGCATCCAGCATTAATGTTCAGCACATCGGCGGTTACACAATAACTGTCACTCGTGATCAAGGAGACACTGGAAGCTTTTTTGCACAGTTTGAATTCGTGATTCAATCAGGAAGCGATAAGTTTAGAACCACGAGTACAGTTACGGTTCCAAGTAACGGAAACACTACAACTAAAAATGGAACAGGATTTTTAACTGCAGCTCGTAATGAAGGGGATTATACATTCTCCTCAAGCGTCAAATCACTGCAGATTGCAACAAAAGCCTTCAATGATGCCACCAATGGCACTTACAAGGTAGAAAAATGA
- a CDS encoding calcium/sodium antiporter, which yields MLDYTSFSTLLLIVFLIVGLVLLCFGGDWLAKGASGLALKLDINPVVVGLTIVSVATSMPELITGMIAAGQGSTGLAMGNIIGSNLANSALILGVAALVSPIIIQARLIRQEVPILLVVTVLFTAMGMQGFFKSGEISHLEGFILLALGALYIVFLVIQARKGGAEDVEGLVEEVKDASNVSLMMCILLVVGGSIGLAAGADMLVGGATEIAVRLNVSEVLIGLTIVAVGTSLPELAASVAAAFRKESDLIAGNIVGSNIFNILLIGGGVSSVFPIPVDKGLMVIEFPSLLLVTVLLWVAFYTDRKVTRKEGIFLVVLYALIIGLSIFAQSDAGLFSKG from the coding sequence GTGCTCGATTACACGTCCTTCTCTACATTGTTACTCATTGTTTTCCTGATTGTTGGGTTGGTTTTGCTGTGCTTTGGCGGGGATTGGTTGGCTAAAGGAGCCTCCGGCTTGGCATTGAAGCTTGATATTAATCCTGTTGTCGTAGGGCTGACGATTGTGTCAGTTGCCACCTCAATGCCGGAGCTGATCACTGGTATGATTGCTGCAGGGCAAGGTAGTACAGGGTTGGCGATGGGAAACATCATCGGTAGTAATCTGGCCAACTCCGCACTTATCCTTGGAGTCGCTGCTTTAGTATCGCCGATTATTATTCAAGCCCGTCTTATCAGGCAGGAAGTGCCTATTCTACTTGTGGTTACAGTGCTTTTCACCGCGATGGGTATGCAGGGGTTCTTCAAGAGTGGGGAAATTTCCCATTTGGAGGGGTTTATTCTGCTGGCTTTGGGAGCTCTTTACATCGTCTTCCTTGTTATTCAGGCGCGTAAAGGCGGGGCTGAGGATGTAGAAGGCCTCGTCGAGGAAGTTAAGGATGCCTCCAACGTATCGTTGATGATGTGTATTTTACTTGTTGTGGGAGGTTCTATTGGTCTCGCTGCAGGTGCGGATATGCTGGTTGGCGGTGCGACCGAAATAGCGGTCCGTTTAAATGTTAGCGAGGTATTGATCGGCTTGACGATTGTTGCCGTGGGCACGAGTTTGCCAGAGTTGGCTGCATCTGTCGCTGCAGCCTTTCGTAAAGAAAGTGACCTTATCGCAGGAAACATTGTTGGATCGAATATCTTTAATATTCTTTTAATTGGAGGCGGTGTTTCCAGCGTCTTCCCGATTCCTGTCGATAAGGGGCTGATGGTCATTGAGTTTCCGTCGCTCCTTCTTGTGACAGTGTTGCTTTGGGTTGCATTCTATACGGATCGTAAGGTTACGAGGAAGGAAGGTATCTTTCTCGTTGTTCTTTATGCGCTCATTATTGGGCTCTCAATTTTCGCACAATCTGATGCTGGCCTCTTCTCTAAAGGTTAA